Proteins encoded in a region of the Campylobacter geochelonis genome:
- the pstC gene encoding phosphate ABC transporter permease subunit PstC, with translation MVGNDKKIAQKAVIWLLFIATSISIFTTFGILLSIIFEAVHFFSREDALGFFLGTNWSPDSSFLEGAGRGEEAGASASSFGALPLFAGTFYITIIAMFIAVPLGIFSAIYLSEYANAKARGFFKPILEILAGIPTVVYGFFAALSVAPIIVKMAGFFGIKSSYESALGAGVVMGIMIIPIISSLCDDVISSIPRRIKEGSLALGMTKAETIKFIVVPSAMPGIIAACLLGVSRALGETMIVVMAASLRPNLTWNPLEDMTTVTVKIVEALTGDQEFNSSLTLSAFALGLTLFVVTLLINVISVMIIRRFHKKYKISNL, from the coding sequence ATGGTCGGTAATGATAAAAAAATTGCCCAAAAAGCGGTGATTTGGCTCTTGTTTATCGCTACAAGCATTTCTATTTTTACAACATTTGGAATTTTGCTTTCTATTATCTTTGAAGCGGTGCATTTTTTCTCAAGAGAGGACGCGCTAGGCTTTTTCTTAGGAACAAACTGGTCACCAGATAGTTCGTTTTTAGAAGGTGCTGGAAGAGGCGAAGAAGCAGGAGCGAGTGCTTCAAGTTTTGGGGCTTTGCCGCTTTTTGCTGGAACTTTTTATATAACTATTATCGCTATGTTTATAGCAGTTCCATTAGGAATCTTTAGTGCAATTTACTTAAGTGAGTATGCAAACGCAAAAGCAAGGGGATTTTTTAAGCCGATTTTAGAAATTTTAGCTGGAATTCCAACCGTGGTTTATGGCTTTTTTGCGGCTTTAAGCGTTGCGCCGATTATCGTAAAAATGGCTGGATTTTTTGGTATAAAAAGCTCATACGAAAGCGCTTTAGGTGCTGGAGTTGTTATGGGGATAATGATAATCCCTATAATCTCTAGCCTTTGCGATGATGTTATAAGCTCAATCCCGCGTCGCATAAAAGAAGGCTCACTCGCTCTTGGTATGACAAAGGCTGAAACGATTAAATTTATCGTTGTGCCATCGGCAATGCCTGGTATCATAGCAGCTTGTCTGCTTGGAGTCTCAAGAGCTTTAGGCGAAACGATGATAGTTGTAATGGCAGCAAGTTTAAGACCAAATTTAACGTGGAATCCACTTGAGGATATGACAACAGTTACTGTTAAAATAGTTGAAGCTTTAACAGGAGATCAAGAGTTTAACAGCTCGCTAACTTTGAGTGCGTTTGCACTTGGACTTACGCTTTTTGTGGTTACGTTGCTTATCAATGTTATATCGGTTATGATAATTAGGCGATTTCACAAAAAGTATAAAATCTCAAATTTATAA
- the pstA gene encoding phosphate ABC transporter permease PstA, with protein MIEQNNPFIVEQIAKRNKKGERFEYIALSALMICIAFLTFFLYTLIKDGLPAFKQAYVKVEFTLSQEIIKNPYSAVSSQLRPLVSRAWLRNLPARVKNDKIEIGQSVSYWALSSSQTDQYIKENYNKLTDNQKNLVDDMVKNGLIKQQFNGLFFKTGDSKIPESAGLLSAAIGTIMTMLVTMSLALPLGVATAIYLEEFAKDNKFTQFIEININNLNAVPSILFGLLGLAVFINIFGVPRSSPLVGGMTLALMSLPVIIVSSRSALRAVPATIRQAGFGLGLTKLQIVKDHVLPLAMPGILTGSIIALAQAMGETAPLMIVGMIAFVPDAPETITQAATVMPAQIFTWSGMPERMYVEKTSAGILVLLTIMLVLNSVAIYLRKKFQRKW; from the coding sequence ATGATAGAACAAAACAATCCTTTTATAGTTGAGCAAATCGCTAAACGCAACAAAAAGGGCGAGAGATTCGAGTATATCGCACTTTCAGCGCTTATGATTTGCATTGCGTTTTTGACATTTTTTCTCTATACTTTAATAAAAGATGGGCTTCCAGCATTTAAACAAGCCTATGTTAAGGTTGAATTTACTCTTAGTCAAGAGATTATAAAAAACCCATATAGCGCAGTTTCTTCACAGCTTCGCCCACTTGTTTCTCGTGCGTGGCTTAGAAATTTACCAGCTAGAGTTAAAAATGATAAGATTGAAATAGGACAAAGTGTGAGCTACTGGGCGCTTAGCTCATCGCAAACCGATCAGTATATAAAAGAAAATTATAACAAACTAACAGATAATCAAAAAAATTTAGTAGATGATATGGTTAAAAATGGGCTTATAAAGCAGCAGTTTAACGGTCTGTTTTTTAAAACTGGAGATTCTAAAATTCCAGAAAGTGCAGGGCTTTTATCAGCTGCTATCGGTACGATAATGACTATGCTTGTAACTATGTCTTTAGCTTTGCCTCTTGGTGTGGCGACTGCGATTTATCTTGAAGAGTTTGCAAAGGATAACAAATTTACACAGTTTATAGAGATAAATATCAACAACCTAAATGCCGTGCCATCGATTTTGTTTGGGCTTTTGGGATTAGCCGTGTTTATAAACATTTTTGGAGTGCCTAGAAGTAGTCCGCTTGTTGGTGGTATGACTTTGGCTTTGATGAGTTTGCCAGTTATCATAGTTAGCTCAAGAAGCGCTTTAAGGGCAGTTCCAGCAACTATCCGCCAAGCTGGTTTTGGGCTTGGACTTACAAAACTTCAGATAGTAAAAGATCATGTTTTGCCTTTGGCGATGCCTGGAATTTTAACAGGCTCAATCATCGCTTTAGCCCAAGCTATGGGAGAAACTGCGCCTTTGATGATAGTTGGTATGATAGCTTTTGTTCCAGATGCGCCAGAGACTATAACTCAAGCAGCAACAGTTATGCCAGCGCAAATTTTCACATGGTCTGGAATGCCAGAGCGAATGTATGTAGAAAAGACAAGTGCTGGAATTTTGGTGCTTTTGACGATAATGTTGGTTTTAAATTCAGTAGCGATTTATTTAAGAAAAAAATTCCAAAGAAAGTGGTAA